In one Vibrio sp. VB16 genomic region, the following are encoded:
- a CDS encoding glutathione peroxidase — protein MLASKEGQNVPQVTFPARQGDAWISMTTDELFKDKTVIVFSLPGAFTPTCSSSHLPRYNELNSVFKDHGVDDILCVSVNDTFVMNAWKDDQEAENITFIPDGNGDFTDGMGMLVDKSEIGFGKRSWRYSMLVKNGVVEKMFIEPNEPGDPFKVSDADTMLKYVAPEYKTQESITVFTKPGCPFCSKAKQDLKAKGLQFEEVVLGKDATTVTLRAVTGQTTVPQVYIGGKHIGGSEELEAFLG, from the coding sequence ATGTTAGCATCTAAAGAAGGTCAAAACGTACCACAAGTTACTTTCCCAGCTCGTCAAGGTGATGCTTGGATCAGTATGACAACGGATGAGCTTTTTAAAGACAAAACGGTGATTGTATTCAGCCTACCGGGTGCATTTACTCCTACGTGTTCTTCAAGCCACTTACCTCGCTATAACGAGCTAAACTCTGTATTCAAAGACCATGGTGTCGACGACATCCTTTGCGTCTCCGTCAACGATACATTCGTTATGAACGCATGGAAAGATGACCAAGAAGCAGAAAACATTACCTTTATCCCTGATGGCAACGGTGACTTCACAGACGGCATGGGCATGTTGGTAGACAAAAGTGAGATCGGATTTGGCAAGCGTTCATGGCGTTACAGCATGCTAGTTAAGAATGGGGTTGTTGAAAAAATGTTCATCGAACCAAACGAACCTGGCGACCCGTTCAAAGTTTCTGATGCAGATACGATGCTTAAATACGTCGCACCTGAATACAAAACTCAAGAATCTATCACTGTATTTACGAAACCAGGCTGTCCGTTCTGTTCTAAAGCGAAACAAGATCTAAAAGCGAAGGGCCTTCAGTTTGAAGAAGTGGTACTTGGTAAAGATGCAACGACCGTTACATTACGTGCCGTAACAGGACAAACAACGGTACCTCAAGTCTACATTGGTGGTAAGCACATTGGTGGAAGTGAAGAGTTAGAGGCATTCTTAGGCTAA
- the oxyR gene encoding DNA-binding transcriptional regulator OxyR → MNIRDFEYLVALAEHKHFRKAAEACFVSQPTLSGQIRKLEDGLGTTLLERSSRRVLFTESGLQLVDQAKKILSEVKTFTDMASLQGKEMSGPLHIGFIPTVGPYLMPKIVPKLKDDFPDLDLFLHEAQTNQLVNQLEEGRLDCLVLASVAETEPFKEIELYTEPLYVAVPCGHEWANQDELDMQMLNGHTVLSLGDGHCLRDQALGFCFAAGAKDDERFKATSLETLRNMVAAGGGITLLPELSIPENKLQDGVKYLKAKKPVPSRQIVLVYRPGSPLRHRFEELANSIASYLV, encoded by the coding sequence ATGAACATTCGAGACTTTGAGTATCTTGTAGCTTTAGCTGAACATAAACATTTCCGTAAAGCAGCAGAAGCCTGTTTTGTGAGCCAACCTACGTTAAGTGGTCAAATTAGGAAATTAGAAGACGGGTTAGGGACCACGCTATTGGAGCGAAGCAGTCGCCGAGTTCTGTTTACCGAATCTGGTTTGCAGTTAGTCGATCAAGCAAAAAAAATCCTAAGTGAAGTAAAAACCTTTACCGATATGGCGAGTTTGCAGGGTAAAGAAATGAGTGGTCCGCTACATATTGGTTTCATTCCTACGGTCGGTCCGTATTTGATGCCAAAAATTGTACCTAAGTTAAAAGACGACTTTCCTGATCTCGATCTCTTTTTACATGAGGCGCAAACTAACCAGTTAGTTAATCAATTGGAAGAGGGGCGGTTGGATTGCTTGGTACTGGCTTCCGTCGCTGAAACGGAGCCGTTTAAAGAGATAGAACTTTATACGGAACCTCTCTATGTAGCCGTTCCATGTGGACACGAATGGGCAAACCAAGATGAATTAGATATGCAGATGCTTAATGGGCATACCGTGCTGTCGCTAGGGGATGGGCATTGCTTGAGAGATCAGGCGTTAGGTTTCTGTTTTGCTGCTGGAGCGAAAGATGATGAGCGTTTTAAGGCGACAAGCCTAGAAACACTTCGAAATATGGTTGCCGCGGGTGGAGGGATAACATTGTTACCCGAGCTTTCGATTCCAGAAAACAAGCTTCAAGACGGTGTGAAGTATTTGAAAGCTAAAAAGCCCGTACCATCGCGTCAAATTGTTCTTGTTTATCGGCCGGGTTCCCCGTTGCGACATCGTTTCGAAGAACTGGCAAATTCGATCGCGAGTTATTTGGTATAA
- a CDS encoding dihydrolipoyl dehydrogenase, with protein sequence MKKISVDVAIIGGGTAGLGAYRAAKAHNKNVVIIEGGPFGTTCARVGCMPSKLLIAAAESVHQIEKAPAFGVHPQGEIVINGREVMDRIKRERDRFVGFVLEGVDEIPSEDKVVGYAKFIDNSTLIVDEHTEIKADRIIIATGSRPAYPAVWNDLGDRLVINDDVFDWDDLPESVAVFGPGVIGLELGQALHRLGVKIKLFGVGGQVGPITDPEVMAYANNAFKEEFYLNADVKVESMKRVDDKVEIQFINQDDELELFIVDYVLAATGRRANVDKLDIENTDIELDARGIPTADHFTLQTSVASIFVAGDASNQIPLLHEAADQGRIAGDNAGRHPDIRAGLRRSSISAVFTDPQIAMVGETYKQITERLGNCGCFATGKVSFEGQGRSRVMLRNKGLLHVYGEQGTGRFLGAEMIGPSAEHLAHLLAWAHQNKMTVSDMLDMPYYHPVIEEGVRTALRDLNAKLHLGPETIEHCLDCGPGC encoded by the coding sequence ATGAAAAAAATCAGTGTAGATGTGGCCATCATTGGCGGTGGTACAGCGGGTCTTGGCGCCTATCGTGCAGCAAAAGCACATAATAAAAACGTCGTGATAATTGAAGGCGGTCCTTTTGGGACAACATGTGCCCGAGTTGGATGCATGCCATCTAAACTGCTTATCGCAGCCGCAGAAAGTGTTCATCAGATTGAAAAAGCCCCTGCATTCGGCGTTCACCCTCAAGGCGAAATAGTGATTAATGGCCGTGAAGTGATGGACAGAATAAAAAGAGAAAGAGATCGCTTTGTAGGCTTTGTACTTGAAGGGGTAGATGAGATCCCTTCTGAAGATAAAGTTGTAGGTTATGCCAAATTTATCGATAACAGCACCTTGATCGTCGATGAGCATACGGAAATAAAAGCAGACCGTATCATTATCGCAACAGGTTCTCGACCTGCATACCCCGCAGTTTGGAATGACCTTGGCGACCGATTAGTTATCAATGATGATGTGTTTGATTGGGACGATCTACCTGAATCGGTCGCCGTATTTGGTCCCGGAGTAATTGGCCTTGAGCTAGGTCAGGCATTGCATCGTTTAGGTGTCAAAATAAAACTATTCGGTGTTGGCGGACAAGTCGGCCCTATCACTGACCCAGAAGTCATGGCATACGCTAACAACGCCTTTAAAGAAGAATTTTACTTAAACGCCGACGTAAAAGTTGAAAGCATGAAGCGCGTTGACGATAAAGTGGAAATACAGTTCATCAACCAAGACGATGAACTAGAACTATTTATTGTCGATTATGTTCTCGCGGCCACCGGTCGTAGAGCCAATGTGGATAAACTGGATATTGAGAACACGGATATCGAATTAGACGCTCGGGGAATACCAACGGCGGATCACTTCACATTACAAACCTCTGTCGCCAGTATTTTTGTTGCAGGTGATGCAAGCAATCAAATACCGTTGTTACATGAAGCGGCAGATCAAGGTCGTATAGCGGGAGATAACGCTGGTCGTCATCCTGATATCCGGGCCGGGCTTCGACGCTCATCTATTTCTGCTGTTTTTACTGACCCACAGATTGCGATGGTTGGCGAAACGTATAAGCAGATAACGGAACGTTTGGGTAACTGTGGCTGCTTTGCGACGGGGAAAGTGTCGTTTGAAGGTCAGGGTCGGTCACGTGTAATGCTTCGCAATAAGGGTTTATTGCATGTCTATGGTGAACAAGGTACAGGGCGATTCTTAGGCGCTGAAATGATAGGGCCTAGCGCAGAACATCTTGCCCATTTACTCGCATGGGCACACCAAAATAAAATGACGGTTTCTGACATGCTAGACATGCCTTATTATCATCCTGTCATAGAAGAAGGCGTTCGTACCGCACTTAGAGACCTAAACGCCAAATTACATCTTGGTCCAGAGACAATTGAACATTGTCTGGATTGTGGTCCGGGTTGTTAA
- a CDS encoding MATE family efflux transporter, producing the protein MQDRHGLLTAPIPQVLRNMTVPMVFGLVAILMFNVVDTFFISLLGTDALAAISFTFPVTFGVNCITMGIGIGLSTNIARLLGQGENKHAAHFTSHGLLLAILLISIASLFGLFTIELLFGFLGAEDKLIPLIKEYMLIWYVTIPLLVIPMAGNSAIRATGDTKTPAKIMIVAGLINGILDPLLIFGYGPFPELGIQGAAIASGVSWFGALLCSLYLLIKREKLLSLPNFSYIIADWKQVLKIGTPAGISTAMTPISGAVLMMLLANHGTAAVAAYGAAQRIESLLLLVVMSLTSALTPFMAQNLGAKNYERSFEAMFMSMRFSLVFQFFIFIMMIPLSIPIAALFGREEAVNDLIWLYLIIVPFSYGFQGIIMLLVSSLNAMHQPLQAFYWSFMRLFIFTLPAAWIGSWLYGIQGLFAGVLIGNMVGGVCGYLYALRLRREMLALSVEC; encoded by the coding sequence ATGCAAGATAGACACGGGCTGTTAACGGCACCGATACCTCAAGTTCTTCGAAACATGACCGTACCTATGGTGTTTGGTTTAGTTGCGATCTTGATGTTTAATGTTGTTGATACCTTTTTTATCTCCTTGCTTGGCACTGATGCACTTGCCGCAATAAGTTTTACTTTCCCGGTCACCTTCGGCGTCAACTGTATTACCATGGGGATAGGCATTGGCCTATCAACGAATATTGCACGTCTATTAGGTCAGGGCGAAAACAAACATGCGGCACATTTTACTTCCCATGGTTTACTACTCGCAATACTACTTATTTCAATCGCCTCGCTCTTTGGTCTATTTACTATTGAGCTTCTGTTTGGTTTTTTAGGCGCTGAAGATAAACTCATACCGCTTATTAAAGAGTACATGCTGATCTGGTATGTCACGATTCCTTTGCTGGTCATTCCGATGGCTGGTAATAGCGCTATTCGAGCAACAGGCGATACCAAGACCCCCGCCAAAATTATGATTGTGGCGGGACTGATTAACGGCATTCTGGATCCGCTATTGATATTTGGCTATGGCCCCTTCCCTGAGTTAGGTATTCAAGGTGCCGCAATTGCCAGTGGTGTAAGCTGGTTTGGCGCCCTTCTCTGCTCACTCTATCTTTTGATCAAGAGAGAAAAACTACTTAGTCTACCCAATTTTTCATACATTATTGCCGACTGGAAACAGGTTTTGAAAATAGGTACGCCTGCTGGTATTTCTACTGCAATGACTCCCATTTCAGGTGCCGTTCTAATGATGCTTTTAGCCAATCATGGTACTGCTGCCGTTGCGGCTTATGGCGCCGCTCAACGTATTGAGTCGTTATTGTTATTGGTTGTCATGTCCTTAACTTCCGCCCTCACACCTTTTATGGCGCAAAATTTAGGTGCAAAAAACTACGAACGTAGCTTTGAAGCCATGTTTATGTCGATGCGTTTTTCATTGGTATTTCAGTTTTTTATTTTCATCATGATGATTCCTCTCAGTATTCCTATCGCGGCTCTGTTTGGTCGAGAAGAAGCGGTGAATGATTTGATTTGGCTCTACCTCATCATCGTGCCTTTTAGTTATGGTTTCCAAGGCATTATTATGTTGCTCGTCAGCAGCCTAAATGCGATGCATCAACCACTACAGGCATTTTACTGGAGTTTTATGAGGTTGTTTATTTTCACCCTTCCTGCTGCTTGGATAGGCAGTTGGCTATATGGCATTCAAGGGCTATTCGCGGGTGTGTTGATAGGTAATATGGTCGGTGGTGTGTGTGGGTATTTATACGCGCTTAGACTACGGAGAGAGATGTTAGCTTTGAGTGTTGAGTGTTGA